Genomic window (Phaeodactylum tricornutum CCAP 1055/1 PHATR_bd_20x24 genomic scaffold, whole genome shotgun sequence):
AGGACATTACAAGAATGAATGTCGAAGTGAGAAGAAAGACGGAGAAGGCGGACCAAGCCCAACCAATGAAGGAATGTTTGTTGGGGCCCATGTCGAGCAAGAGAAGAATCTGAACGCCGGTTCAAGCTGGGAACAAATTCTAGCTGACTCCGGAGCCAGCTGTCATGTATGGAACTGTGCTAACGAACTTCAGGACCAAGAGAAGATCTCAGAACAGGTCCAAGTTGGAAAGAGCGGTAGTTTTGTGAATGTGACAATGCAAGGTACAGTATacttggaaacgaaagacgGAGCAAAGATAAAGCTACTAAAGGTTAAGTATTCGCCAGATTTCGAGAAACGAATCTTGAGCGTTGGATGCCTATTGGACCAGGGCTGTTGTGTCACGGAAATGACCGCGACAAAAGTTGTTATCGTCTCTGCAGACAAGAAGAGGAGTATCACGGCAGATCGGACATCAAGCAGCAAGTTGTACTACTTCACCTGCACGGTGTTGAGCGGACCGAAAAAGGAATCGACTGAGGAGGTATTTTCCAGTACCGAACAGAAAGGGCATGTATACGCAgtggaagaagcaaacaaaccCTATGGACATACTATTGCCCTGCCTAAAGCGGGGAGGATCACAAATACGGCAAAACCCCTCAAGGCTATGAGAACTATGAAACAAGATGTGTTAAGCCCGACGGAAACAAGCAGTCAGTGGAAGTTTGCCGAGGAAGAACACTTGATGCAGGACAACTATAAcaccaaagaagaagaagccaaaatgTCTGAAGAGCCGGAGCCACACAAAGACAAAGGATTTAACGAAATGACCGGAAATCCGGACCCGGGAGAAGATGTTCTGCAGGAATATCATTATGTGCTCATCAGCAAGAACAGAAACGGATTGAACGCGATGGAAAAGCCGAGTATCCAGGACCGAAAGGGTTTAGGAGGGCTTATCAAAAGGAACAGCGTACCCACCAGAGTCGGTAACCGCAAGAGTTTCAAGTGGAAGCAGGCAATTTTTGACATCATGGTAAACCTGGGAATTGCTTTGGGCTTTATCTATTGGCATGCAATGAAGGATTTAGACAAATTCAGAAAGTTACTTGGAGTACACTGCATGGCTGTAAACAACGAGATTGGGCAATACATTGGAGTCAAAACAACAGAGTATGAGAAAGAATTCATCCGGGACCACAAACTAGAGATCTGGGAGGAAGCCAAGATTTTTAGCATTCCTGGATACCACGAAGAATTTCACAAGGGAAATGAAGGACAATCAGTATCGAAGAAACAGTACAGTTTACTTATTGGAAAGATTGTGTTTTTGGTAAGCAAATGGATCACGGACTGCATGACTGCACTCCGCGAGCTCTCCACGTTGCTGGACACAGTAAAGTGGAAAATGAAATCATCGAACAGGGAGgatgtcaagtttggcagtcaagtgggacatgtccggcagaatgcgacatgtcacacgaagagatttgaaaaagagcgagctctcatctcgagctaaattatatgttcgatggattttgggatatgatcatcctatgaaacaagccaacggattgaaagtaaGACACAGAGAAGTGTTGGAAGTAACCATCGGAGTAAGCGATGAAATAGCGAAGgattagcgatcaaacagcgaggtttgagaggaaacagaactagtgaaaagtaaattaaagatcacaacaacaagcactagagcagtgtgaaagagtagatcaaacgtaaaggagaaataagagagaatctatttattacgtctctgttgtcgactagtcactcagacagtcaaaagatcagaagaaaccggagttttcaacatataatcttgtgttttttacgcctttgatcgtctacgaaagtatgcgggatcctttcaggtccttagacgattctagcccgttatcgttgcaaCTTTCTAATGTAACTGTGACGAGAAATGCATACTATCCGCAGCGACGCAATACCTTGATTAAGTCGGTATTCGATGTTACTATAAATTCGACAACAACGTAAGAAAACTATAAGATTTATGAGCTCGGTCAGCATAACTGATATTCCGGCGGAGGCTCTCTCCCACAGCGTCGGAACAAGTATGCGACTTCAATGACTTTCGTCAAAGGGATAACTATATCCCTATACACGCTTTCAATGACAGTCGGGTCAATTTTTCCCGGTCTGCTTTTGTCTTCACCAATTGCTTCAAGCGCAGCCACCACAGCAGACGCAGCCGCGGCTGCGACAATAGAAGTTGTGTCAGCTCCCTTTATTGGAGGCATTTCGGAAAGGAGAGGCTCTGTCCCATAGGTAGCAGCCTTGAGTTTTGCTCTTCTAATCACCTTTTCTTCTACAACCCTGTTAGTTAGTAGCTTCATAACCCCGTCCGCATCATTAGCGTCAACCAACTGTTGGTATCCACTAGGATCGGATCGATATTTACTCTCTGCAACGAATTTTCCGTAGTGAATTCTACGACTTAGAGCCTGAAGTGCCGCAATATCACACAAAACTGTGGAACCATGCTGCTCATCATCACCTTGCTTAGAGACTGACGGCACAATTTTTTCCACATAGTTTTGCAGCAGTGCCTTGTTGAAATTGAGATCGCAAGCTCCGCCGACTGACGACAAAAGTTCCTGAGGGTACTCTAGCAGAGGAAGCGCGTCCATCTGTCCATAGGGTAGCCGTTCTGGGAAAAATGCGTGTTCTTCGGGCGAAGTATAACGGCGGACGCCACAATGGAGTGCCTCTGTCCCCACAAGCATGTACTCCATGAACGAAAGATCATGATCTTCGACGGATGTGCTACCAACGGGCGTGCCAAGATTTCCAAAACCACCTTTTCTATATACAATTTcattttgacgaaattgtgCACGCTCAATCAAAGCAAAAATGATGGTCTCCTCCTGTCGAATCAGGCTTGAACGGATTGAATCGAGCGATAGGACGTCCACAGTTTTGATGTTGTGACAGTCAGTGGCGGACATTCCCGTCCTCGGCTCCGAGCGGTCACCTGGCCCCCATCGAGCAAAAGCGGTCGTACACGAAGGCAAAACtacaagaagaagccaaatATCGCGATACATTCCAGAGCTGTATTCTTTGTGGTTCCTGTCCTTCAAAACCGTTCAACTCTGCCAAAGCGATGATTGAAATGTGATATTGTTACTACATCGCTTTGCTGTGAATAGGATATGGAATATCATGTTACACAACGCTCGTCAAAAATGGCATGTAAATAtgacatgtccggcagaaagtGACATGTCGTGAGATTagaaaaagagcgagctctcatctcgagctaCCTCTAAAATATATGTTCGATGGGACTTGaggatatgatcatcctatgaaaggaggaaacggaaggaaCTTTATTCTTGTGCCTTTTTATCACTAACTGGAGGTCAGATATTCTGTGAATCAATCTACCTACAGAGAAATTATCTTCTATGTTACGCTGTAAATAACATGGTTAGCTCGTCAACATCGTCACAAATTCGAGACTGCCCAATGTAACACAATTGCAAATAAAGCGCGCTACGgttttttcatttttgatTAGAGAGCCTCTGGCACTAAAGAATGCAAGGTATCACAATTGGCATGTGTATATTTATAGAGCTGCGCCCAATATATATCTGTTCTACATCAACTCTTTCAAGCTAAGGTGACAAAAAAGGGTTGGTAATGGACACCATTCCTGTGGTTATTTGAGCAGACTTTGATCATTGACAATTTGACATAAAAGGGCGCATGGCATTGAGAGGAGCTTACTGGTGGGTCCACTCCATCGTATTATCGTTGTTCTTTGTGACTAAGATGTTTTGTCTTGGATTTTCGGAATCTGGTGTACGATTCTCTCCCTTCACGAGAATGCCCTCTTTTTGGTCCAAAATATCCACCCGCAGACCACTCATTAAGATTGTCATTGCTATACACATTGAAATCTTTTTTAAGGTCATCTTGAATACCGTCGGCCAATTTGTAGTTTTGATTCTGCCTAGCGAGAGACCGACGAGCAAGGAGATTTTCAATAGTTTTGATCTCTTCCGCCGTTAGAGCTGCACTGTCAGAGTGATGTGATTCTGAGTATGGACGACTTTGGTACATACGTCTGCCTTGGCTCATATTGTCATCAAACTTGACCCCATCGGCACGCCATTCTTTGCGAAATTCATGGACGTAAACGCCTTTGGACTCGAGCAGATCTCGAATGCGGTCAGCGTCCGCAAATCGACGAGAAAGTTTACATTGCAGACGCTCTGCCAAAAGGGCGTTTATCTTTTCTTCACTCATGGTTGCCTTAGCTGGACCGGCGTCGGGCGATGGCAAGTAGTCGTGTCCCAGTGGGCCATAATTAACAGGGCCACCGGCGCGCTCTAACTCCGATCCAGTCTCGCTGCACCCACTGCGCCATGTTTTATCGCGGTCCCATACGGTGACACCGTGAACCCTCAATAGCTCGTCACAGATGTTATCGGCTTCGTCGAACTGTCTCATTTTCTTAGCTTGCAAACGCGACGCGAGGAGTGCGTGGACCTTTTCTAGATCTACATCGGGGTTGTTCCTCGATGTGTCACGTTTATAGTCATGGCCAACATCCAAAGAAGAGCCTTTTTCTGCTCCTTCAAAACGGTTATCCCTCGTGTGGTCTTTACTTTGATCAAAAGTCCCACGGAAGTAAACATTTTCATCACGCTTGTCGGTGGTAAGAAATTTGATCGCTTGGTCGTTGTGGACGCGCGCATACCAGCTCAGTTGCGGATGGGCAAAGGCTTTCTGTAAAGAAAACACTCGAAAGCTCCTAGCAGACATTGCGGCATTTTTGACTGATAAGATCCACCCCATCTTGGCAAAGTGGTCTGCGGAAGACGATGTTGCACGAAGATTTGTCGGAATGTTTAAAATATGTCACGCTTATAGATTACAAGTGAACGGCTGTTGTCGTTCGCGTTGTGCCATTTTCCTGGTTAGTTCCGATTCCAGTTTGATTGTCTGTAGCATATCTGGATTGTAACCGTAAGTACTTCCACTTTTGCAACCGATAGAACTAGGAATTCAAATGTGAAATAGAATGAAATGAGACAAATAATATACTACGATTGAATTAATTGGTatacaaaagaccagcatctcaatGGTGTAAGTAGATAGAAATGCaatgtgaagcaactcacAATTTACAATTAGAACAAGGTAACGAACGGAACGGTTACATCTAGGTTAGTCAGTAGATACGGATATTCTACTGAGAACAAACGAGTATTTCAACAGACATTCTCGACAACTACAAATCCCCAAGCCGTAACGAGTGGGCCGACAATTGCATAGGTttgacttacagttagtcaatTGTCGCCTTTTTGCTTTAAACTGGGGAAAAAAAATAccaatcacagtcagaaacAAGAGGAACGGAACACCCCTGCTATTTGCCCTCTTCGCTTCGGATTGCAGGAGAGCGCGAAATGCATGCAAGAAAAACAGATGCCGTGCACTGAGTAACATCATCAAAATGACACCGTCAACATTGGTGTACTTATTAAAAAATATCCTCTCACAATCGGTTTCAGAATTAATGAGACCGAAAATTGTTAATCCAACCAAAATCAATTTTCCCTAAGTACAAACTCAGGTATCGAGTCGCTTTCTACCTTTAAGAAATGCGAGAGTGCTCAGCATAATATCTACCCAATTTACTTACTCTTGCTTTTCCTTAAAGTGGCAATGTCGAAATGCAAAGTGAAAAAGTGTGATTGCAGGTTATATAAATTATTCTTTGCATGTCTTGCATTACATAGCCTGGCGGGATCAACCTTTTATGTACTTAGACTAATTAGCAGACATTTAGCATGAAAAGCAGCTACTTACTTTTACATTACTATTCTGCTTCTTAAACATTTTGCTATATATTATGCTGGATTTGGAGTGATTCGTGATTCTGCGgcgtcactgtcaatgactTTGCTGCCGGAAGTGTGAATCTCCTTTATTTACTGCCACTGCCATTTTTGATTCGAGACTGCAGTGCTCCTGCCCACTCAGTCACTGTGCAGGATTTGTAATCCCTGCGCGTCTGGTTTTCGCTTTGCTTATGCCTGTGCCGTAGAGAAAACTGATTGCGTCTTTGTAGGATCCGCGTTTCATCTGGGAAATCTGGACTATTGCCTGAAACGTGGACATTTGCCGTCAAATATGTAAAATTATGCCGGTGTTGCGGCTTCCTTCAGGCGAAAGATGCTTATAAATTTGACGGACGTATTGATTGTAATCAAGTGTTCCAGATTTGTCAACAAATTTGCTACCTTTTGTACTGTACCCTACGTGAGTACGCCAACCAAACCGAGCAGTTCAAGTCCACGTTTAATACCCCTGCTATGGCCGAtgtttttctttctgtcGTGGCCCTCGTTAAGGCAGGCATTGAATGCTGCCGAAACGCTCAAGCCTGCAAGGATGAGGCAGCCCGCATCGGCAAGCGGCTGACACTGGTGGTGACACGGGCAAATGAATGGAAAAATGTTCTTGCAGACGAAAGGATGGGCCATTTCCGTGAAGTCGTAAAAGACGTCTACCTCTGCTTACAAGCAGCCACTTCGTCTTCGTACAACAAGAAACTCAAAAGGGCAATACGATCCGAATCGTTGCTCGCCGAACTCCGTAGAGCAGCGAAATCTTTGGACGCAGCCTTCAATGACCTTAAGACCGACCTTCAGATCAACCTTCAGATCAGCAATCTCCTGAAAGACAAAAATAAAGGGGTTTCCAATTTGCTTGCCTTGGATCAATCAGGTCATTACGCGACGATCCAGCAGCAGTTTGATGAGGTCTTGAAGGACATTCATGATAATGCCGTGGAAGTTGTCGTGTCTTCGCCCAAGGATTGCATCGACGATGCGCTATACAACGAACATCCCGCTGCCCCTGCAGGAGGCAGGAGTGCCGTctcacagcagcagcgacaACATCGGACAAAAACATTTCACCCATCTGCAAAGGAATTGCTCGCTATTTCGCTTACGCCATCCTTGCTGGACTTCAGCGACGACAGTGAGAATCTTTTGGGAGGTGGTGGCTTTGCGGATGTGTATTGTGGACTTTACAACAGGAAGCCCGTCGCCATCAAACGCCTCAAGATAAATGAAAGCGATGTAGCCTCTCTCTCGAAAGAGCAGGTAGCCCATGATGTGGAATGTCTTGCTACCGAAGCCCTCCTGACGCACACCTGTGGCACACATTCCAATATCATTAACGTTATTGGGTGCATTACCACACTGAATGAAATCGACAGACCTGTGATTGTTATGGAGCTCATGCACACCACACTTTTCCATGCCCTGCGTGATCGAAGCCTATCCAATAGTCTAGGATTTTCCCGTCTCCTCTTTCTCTTAAAAGGTATTGCTGGAGCCTTGGAGTTCCTTCATCTGCAAGGTATTGTCCACCACGACGTCAAACCATTAAACGTGTTACTGAACAAAGGTTTAACAGAAGCCAAGTTGGCTGACTTTGGCGAATCGAAGGTGAAAGGCCTCCACACAACAAAAGCCCGTCTTGGTACAATAATGGCAACATCCTCTCGTCAGGGCAACCAAATTGCAGGCACAGCCGCCTACCAAGCACCCGAGATCCTCTCAGAAGAAGTCAGCGACACATCGCGCGTGTGCGAGATGTACTCCTTTGGAGTTACAGTGTGGGAATGCATGACTAAACAGATTCCACACGGGGGCAAAAAGGAATCATCTATAACTGTTTTGGCGATGAAAAAGAAGCACTTGCCCATGCTTGTGGTTCCCTCCCGGCCTAGAGAACGTCTTTCTGAGATTGAGTATGTTTGCTGGAAAGCACTAAAGATGATTGCCACGTCATGCCTTTCTCGCGACCGTACTGCGAGACCCAATGCTTGTTTAGTGGTTACTCTCTGGCAGGACGGCAAATATACACAGAAAGAGGGGCCAATGTGTGTCCCGGATCTGGACTCATCGCCTACTAATTCTGGAGTGCATGTTGATTCTTGGTTGTCAACTGCTCCAACCACGCAGGGCTCAACAAACCAGGAGCATGCGGGAGATGTGCCAGACTACACCAAAAGATGCAAAGCTGGAGATACTCGGCGCAAAATCCTGTGGGGGGTTGCAATTACTGTTCTTGTCCTAGGAATCATAGTCTTGGTTGTCTTCCTGCTGTCCCAATCATCTCCAGACCAACCATCTCCACCATTCAATTCCACAACACAATCCAATAGAGAGAGCTCCAATTCTCCGTCAACCTCCTTGCCAACCTCCCAACCACTAACTACCAGTCCCCCTTCCCCACCATTGCCCATCGTCAAAACACCAACAAGTGCTCCGGTCTCCATCCCCCCGCCAACCCGATCACCAACTATTGCTCCGGTTTCTTTCCCCCCACCAACCCTGTCGCCAACTGTAAAACTGTCAACTGGTGCTCCGGTCTCTATCCCCCCGCCGACCCTGTCGCCATCAGGTGCTGTAGTGTCCGCATCCCAGTTGCCTAGTGGAAGCTTACCCGTTGGTCTTTCGTTTCAAACAACACGAGAACTGTATGATGCCGTAGATGCTTACGTTAGCTCAAGCAATCCGTCAGATTCCACAGTCGCAGCTACGTATGGTTATCCCATTGGAATGTGGGACGTATCGAGGATCACCAATTTTGCTCAAGTCTTTGATGCCTTTGATCGAAACACCACAATAAGGACATTTAACGAGGACTTGAGCGGGTGGGATGTCTCCGCTGCCACTAATATGCGTTCCATGTTCCATGGTGCGTCGTCATTTAATGGTGACCTCTCAACTTGGGACGTCAGTCAAGTATCGGACATGGAATCCATGTTTCAGAGCGCAAGGACGTTTAACGGTGATATCTCCTTGTGGAATGTGAGCCGGGTATCGGATATGTCTAATATGTTTCGTAGTGCGTCTGTGTTCAACAGTGATCTTGCAGCCTGGGACGTCAGCAGCGTAACGGACATGTCTTACATGTTTCAGAGTGCATCTGAGTTTAACAGCGAACTTGCTACCTGGGATGTCAGCAGCGTAACGGATATGTCTTGGATGTTTCAGAGTGCACAAAGCTTTGGTGGCAACCTTGTGTCTTGGAATGTTGGCAATGTGACAGACATGTCTTATATGTTTAATGCTGCATCTTTCTTCAAGGTTAGTCTTTGTTCCTGGCTAACACTGATTCCAGAAAATACCATTGTTGAACGGATGTTCTTTGGTGCCCAATCCTGCCCCAATACAGAAAACACTGTGTTACCAAATGGTCCAATGTGCTTTACATGCAATGCATAACACAGTGGCATTATAAAAAACTACATAGGGTCTCAAAAGTGTCCACACTAGCTGTAGTGTCATCAAAACAAACTACATACAGTAGTCTCTCAAAGTTGTCCACACTAGCAGCCAGAGAGGACTCAGGCAGAGCCCTGTATTGATTTGAGAAAGGTGAAGAATGCTTCAAGGGAGTTGGTTTAGAAAACTGCAGTGATAATCAACTAGAATTGTAGTAGAATAGCAGaagtgataaattatagccatACAATGCaacaatttgatactactttgtagatagaattgcttagctttagctgttacggagtactaccaaagcacaaccatAGGACAGATCACTGTTGGGAGAGTGATTGGTAAATGGAGGTGGGCAttgagacaaacaacctgcaatacgcttaagagacttagggaccgta
Coding sequences:
- a CDS encoding predicted protein encodes the protein MDDISDTASDDQKDTEYVSNSRTIKFKGNEDEWRTWKGKTIATAMQHCFYQALFMQESLATMEEVNAGTASKSARKAFLRNVQAYAHLALCCEKTAYSYVENAVTERAPMGDAYEAWKKLCESINENVEEWFLELEYRNTRMGKIKQSYMRDDLQMKAHIIDQLPEAYEAVKVKLSGAYTTTPMETFKRIILDFWKRHNVLSPTETSSQWKFAEEEHLMQDNYNTKEEEAKMSEEPEPHKDKGFNEMTGNPDPGEDVLQEYHYVLISKNRNGLNAMEKPSIQDRKGLGGLIKRNSVPTRVGNRKSFKWKQAIFDIMVNLGIALGFIYWHAMKDLDKFRKLLGVHCMAVNNEIGQYIGVKTTEYEKEFIRDHKLEIWEEAKIFSIPGYHEEFHKGNEGQSVSKKQYSLLIGKIVFLVSKWITDCMTALRELSTLLDTVKWKMKSSNREDVKFGSQVGHVRQNATCHTKRFEKERALISS
- a CDS encoding probable chorismate mutase ([CATALYTIC ACTIVITY] Chorismate = prephenate. [ENZYME REGULATION] Allosterically regulated. [PATHWAY] Branch point of the biosynthetic pathway leading to the three aromatic amino acids, phenylalanine, tyrosine and tryptophan (the shikimate pathway).; CM), translated to MSATDCHNIKTVDVLSLDSIRSSLIRQEETIIFALIERAQFRQNEIVYRKGGFGNLGTPVGSTSVEDHDLSFMEYMLVGTEALHCGVRRYTSPEEHAFFPERLPYGQMDALPLLEYPQELLSSVGGACDLNFNKALLQNYVEKIVPSVSKQGDDEQHGSTVLCDIAALQALSRRIHYGKFVAESKYRSDPSGYQQLVDANDADGVMKLLTNRVVEEKVIRRAKLKAATYGTEPLLSEMPPIKGADTTSIVAAAAAVYRDIVIPLTKVIEVAYLFRRCGREPPPEYQLC
- a CDS encoding predicted protein, coding for MGWILSVKNAAMSARSFRVFSLQKAFAHPQLSWYARVHNDQAIKFLTTDKRDENVYFRGTFDQSKDHTRDNRFEGAEKGSSLDVGHDYKRDTSRNNPDVDLEKVHALLASRLQAKKMRQFDEADNICDELLRVHGVTVWDRDKTWRSGCSETGSELERAGGPVNYGPLGHDYLPSPDAGPAKATMSEEKINALLAERLQCKLSRRFADADRIRDLLESKGVYVHEFRKEWRADGVKFDDNMSQGRRMYQSRPYSESHHSDSAALTAEEIKTIENLLARRSLARQNQNYKLADGIQDDLKKDFNVYSNDNLNEWSAGGYFGPKRGHSREGRESYTRFRKSKTKHLSHKEQR
- a CDS encoding predicted protein, producing MADVFLSVVALVKAGIECCRNAQACKDEAARIGKRLTLVVTRANEWKNVLADERMGHFREVVKDVYLCLQAATSSSYNKKLKRAIRSESLLAELRRAAKSLDAAFNDLKTDLQINLQISNLLKDKNKGVSNLLALDQSGHYATIQQQFDEVLKDIHDNAVEVVVSSPKDCIDDALYNEHPAAPAGGRSAVSQQQRQHRTKTFHPSAKELLAISLTPSLLDFSDDSENLLGGGGFADVYCGLYNRKPVAIKRLKINESDVASLSKEQVAHDVECLATEALLTHTCGTHSNIINVIGCITTLNEIDRPVIVMELMHTTLFHALRDRSLSNSLGFSRLLFLLKGIAGALEFLHLQGIVHHDVKPLNVLLNKGLTEAKLADFGESKVKGLHTTKARLGTIMATSSRQGNQIAGTAAYQAPEILSEEVSDTSRVCEMYSFGVTVWECMTKQIPHGGKKESSITVLAMKKKHLPMLVVPSRPRERLSEIEYVCWKALKMIATSCLSRDRTARPNACLVVTLWQDGKYTQKEGPMCVPDLDSSPTNSGVHVDSWLSTAPTTQGSTNQEHAGDVPDYTKRCKAGDTRRKILWGVAITVLVLGIIVLVVFLLSQSSPDQPSPPFNSTTQSNRESSNSPSTSLPTSQPLTTSPPSPPLPIVKTPTSAPVSIPPPTRSPTIAPVSFPPPTLSPTVKLSTGAPVSIPPPTLSPSGAVVSASQLPSGSLPVGLSFQTTRELYDAVDAYVSSSNPSDSTVAATYGYPIGMWDVSRITNFAQVFDAFDRNTTIRTFNEDLSGWDVSAATNMRSMFHGASSFNGDLSTWDVSQVSDMESMFQSARTFNGDISLWNVSRVSDMSNMFRSASVFNSDLAAWDVSSVTDMSYMFQSASEFNSELATWDVSSVTDMSWMFQSAQSFGGNLVSWNVGNVTDMSYMFNAASFFKVSLCSWLTLIPENTIVERMFFGAQSCPNTENTVLPNGPMCFTCNA